The Rhodohalobacter sp. SW132 genome has a segment encoding these proteins:
- the rsgA gene encoding ribosome small subunit-dependent GTPase A — MKKSGKVIQSTGKWYKVSSDGEIFDCRIPGKFRLVEESVTNPVAVGDNVDFTVGDDGSGMIDSIHDRKNYVPRKSTRSNKDEQILVANIDRAWVVQSIRQPKIKRGFIDRFLVACEAYEIPSGIIINKTDLANKRDLNEIHSITDTYTEIGYPVLQTSLEDDSSIEKLREELQNRTSVFIGHSGVGKTSLINVLDPSLNLAVGDISSYSDKGKHTTTYARLLSLNENSYLVDTPGIKEFGLVNIEPYELSIFFPEMHEARLHCKFNNCTHNHEPKCGVIEAFERGEIDPDRYDSYLNMLESIN, encoded by the coding sequence ATGAAAAAAAGCGGAAAAGTGATACAGTCAACGGGTAAATGGTACAAAGTTTCTTCTGACGGAGAGATCTTTGACTGTCGTATTCCCGGAAAATTCAGGTTAGTTGAGGAGTCTGTCACAAATCCCGTAGCTGTGGGAGACAATGTAGATTTCACCGTTGGTGATGATGGCAGCGGTATGATTGATTCCATCCATGATCGAAAAAACTATGTTCCGCGAAAATCGACCCGGAGTAACAAAGATGAACAAATTCTTGTTGCCAATATCGATCGCGCCTGGGTGGTTCAGTCGATTCGCCAGCCTAAAATAAAACGGGGTTTTATCGATCGGTTCCTGGTTGCCTGCGAAGCGTATGAAATTCCGTCCGGGATTATCATCAACAAAACTGACCTGGCAAATAAAAGAGATCTGAACGAAATACATTCCATCACGGATACGTACACGGAAATCGGATACCCGGTCTTGCAAACGTCTTTAGAAGATGACTCGTCCATTGAGAAACTCCGCGAGGAATTACAAAACAGAACGTCGGTCTTTATCGGCCACTCCGGCGTCGGAAAAACAAGTTTGATTAATGTCCTTGATCCTTCACTCAATCTTGCGGTGGGTGATATCTCCTCCTATTCTGATAAAGGCAAACACACAACCACCTACGCCCGCCTTCTCTCTCTGAATGAGAACAGCTACCTTGTGGATACTCCCGGAATAAAAGAATTCGGACTGGTGAATATCGAACCGTATGAACTCTCCATCTTTTTTCCGGAAATGCATGAGGCCAGGCTGCACTGCAAGTTTAACAACTGCACTCACAATCATGAACCTAAGTGCGGTGTTATCGAAGCGTTTGAACGAGGCGAAATCGATCCGGACCGATACGACTCCTATCTGAATATGCTTGAGAGCATAAATTAA
- a CDS encoding DUF6588 family protein translates to MLKKYISLFAITLFFMLPWQNSSAQVNNIGEFVRAGTDDASLLLENYLRPYTSGFGANLNTGWNNSARPYRTLGFDIRISGAMAFVPASDEVFDVASLEPQFQELELFSSSGITPTIAGDDVTGVRVGRTFENPQTNQTEELFSFNLPRGTGFPLVPSPMIQGTIGIPNDTDISLRIMPSVSPPDVNGQVSLFGIGAKHGLNQWLPGGTVLPIDLSVQIGYTRFNFDIDANVQPESGGDIYNQYENQPEIWDGQQIELQSSGYTANLLVGRNLPILSVFAGVGFQSSTTEIATRGAYPLTVPNTNMSQSESKAIERIDDPISISSSGDNSIHALAGFRVRLGFIALSGSYTISEYPVANVGIGISMR, encoded by the coding sequence ATGCTAAAAAAATATATTTCACTCTTTGCTATCACTCTGTTTTTTATGCTGCCCTGGCAAAACAGTTCAGCCCAGGTAAACAATATTGGTGAATTTGTAAGAGCCGGTACGGATGATGCGAGCCTGCTTCTGGAAAACTATCTGCGTCCGTACACAAGCGGCTTCGGAGCCAACCTGAATACAGGATGGAATAATTCGGCGCGACCCTACCGCACTCTTGGTTTCGATATTCGGATAAGCGGTGCGATGGCTTTTGTCCCTGCATCAGATGAAGTATTTGATGTAGCCAGCCTTGAACCTCAGTTTCAGGAGCTTGAACTATTCAGCAGTTCGGGAATCACCCCTACTATTGCCGGAGATGATGTTACAGGCGTACGTGTGGGACGTACGTTTGAGAATCCCCAAACCAATCAAACCGAAGAACTTTTCTCTTTTAATTTGCCGCGCGGAACGGGGTTTCCCCTGGTACCTTCACCTATGATCCAGGGAACGATAGGAATTCCAAATGACACCGATATTTCGCTCAGAATTATGCCGTCCGTATCACCTCCTGATGTAAACGGTCAAGTTAGCCTTTTTGGAATTGGAGCAAAACACGGCCTGAACCAATGGTTGCCCGGCGGCACGGTTCTGCCTATCGACCTATCTGTTCAAATCGGCTATACCCGTTTTAATTTTGATATAGATGCGAATGTGCAGCCCGAAAGCGGCGGTGATATTTATAACCAGTATGAAAACCAGCCCGAAATTTGGGATGGTCAGCAGATCGAGCTTCAATCTTCTGGCTACACTGCTAATCTGCTGGTTGGAAGAAATCTTCCGATTCTCAGTGTGTTTGCCGGGGTTGGCTTTCAATCATCTACTACAGAGATTGCAACCCGCGGTGCCTACCCGTTAACCGTTCCCAATACCAACATGTCGCAGTCCGAATCAAAGGCCATTGAGCGAATTGACGACCCGATTAGCATCTCCAGCAGCGGGGACAACTCCATTCATGCTCTTGCCGGTTTTCGTGTAAGGCTCGGCTTTATTGCTTTATCTGGTTCGTACACAATTTCAGAATATCCCGTGGCAAATGTCGGGATCGGTATCAGTATGAGATAA
- a CDS encoding BNR-4 repeat-containing protein produces the protein MSNFWYQSVACLLFLCLIIVSCSDEPDRMYDMYEGDPIVFNPDGGWCWFQDERAIIDEGKLLIGSVSSTGDITLTHYNFESAESDTLTIHYQFQQNDHAQPALIKRTDGRYLINYSGHFGEYSKWRISEEPGDPTRWGPVQQVDVGDLVTYSNLYHLQDNDRTYNFHRGIDWHPNVMVSDDDGDSWEYLGRLFIEEGERPYPRYASNGQSRIHFVTTNAHPRDFVNNIYHGYVENDRLFNSEGTEIGAIDGAETERTTDDFTMIFEGDEENIPWTSDIRIDADGHPYIAYSVTKDRIRTGEGGMDHRYRYARWDGEQWNDYEIAYAGTRLYANEDEYTGLIVLDPDDPDIVYISTDVQPESGEPLISESTGEPQYEIFKGSTSDSGENWNWEAITEHSAEDNIRPYITSDGSDRALLWLRGEYRTYTDYSLEIVGYVSR, from the coding sequence ATGTCAAATTTTTGGTATCAAAGCGTTGCCTGTCTGTTATTTTTGTGTCTTATAATAGTTAGCTGTTCAGATGAACCGGATCGCATGTATGACATGTATGAAGGCGATCCGATCGTCTTTAATCCCGATGGCGGCTGGTGCTGGTTCCAGGATGAACGCGCTATCATCGATGAAGGAAAATTGCTGATTGGTTCCGTCTCCTCAACAGGAGACATCACGCTAACCCACTACAACTTTGAGTCCGCCGAAAGTGATACACTCACGATCCACTACCAATTCCAGCAGAATGATCACGCACAGCCTGCACTCATTAAGCGAACCGACGGCCGGTACCTGATCAATTATTCAGGTCACTTCGGGGAATATTCCAAATGGAGAATTTCGGAAGAGCCGGGTGACCCAACCCGGTGGGGACCGGTTCAGCAAGTAGATGTGGGTGACCTTGTAACCTACTCTAACCTGTATCATCTGCAGGATAATGACCGAACCTACAATTTTCATCGCGGAATCGACTGGCACCCGAATGTAATGGTTTCTGATGATGACGGCGATAGCTGGGAATATTTAGGCCGCCTGTTTATTGAGGAAGGTGAACGCCCGTATCCGCGTTATGCAAGTAATGGCCAGAGCCGTATACATTTTGTAACGACCAATGCGCATCCCCGGGATTTTGTAAACAACATCTATCACGGGTATGTTGAAAATGATCGCCTGTTCAATTCGGAAGGTACTGAAATTGGAGCGATTGATGGCGCTGAAACCGAACGTACAACGGATGATTTCACCATGATTTTTGAGGGGGATGAAGAGAACATTCCCTGGACGAGTGATATCCGGATCGACGCTGACGGCCATCCTTATATCGCCTATTCCGTTACAAAAGACCGAATCCGTACCGGTGAAGGAGGTATGGATCATCGTTATCGGTACGCCCGGTGGGACGGCGAGCAGTGGAATGATTACGAAATTGCCTACGCCGGTACCCGGTTATACGCTAATGAAGATGAATACACCGGGCTGATTGTCCTCGATCCGGACGATCCCGATATTGTATATATCTCCACTGATGTACAGCCGGAAAGCGGAGAGCCGCTGATCAGCGAATCGACCGGTGAGCCTCAATACGAGATCTTTAAAGGCAGCACCTCAGACAGTGGAGAAAACTGGAACTGGGAAGCCATAACGGAACACTCTGCCGAAGACAACATCCGTCCATATATAACATCAGACGGAAGCGACCGGGCCTTACTGTGGCTCAGGGGTGAATATCGAACCTACACCGATTACTCTCTTGAGATCGTGGGATACGTCTCAAGATAA